In a genomic window of Helianthus annuus cultivar XRQ/B chromosome 10, HanXRQr2.0-SUNRISE, whole genome shotgun sequence:
- the LOC118482593 gene encoding uncharacterized protein LOC118482593 encodes MAPYRGVRYHLKEYSTRPTLNAKELFNLRHASLHNAIERAFEEDRDKDLEDEVIQEVLLGPQEEERQRTRDIREGSTRAEQLRNSIANEMWTNYMTYPNNEIDMSK; translated from the exons ATGGCACCATATAGAGGTGTTAGGTATCATTTGAAAGAGTACTCCACTCGTCCCACTCTGAATGCAAAGGAGTTGTTTAACCTTCGTCATGCATCATTACACAATGCAATTGAACGAGCATTTGAG GAAGATCGTGACAAAGATCTTGAAGATGAGGTCATACAAGAGGTGTTATTAGGACCACAAGAAGAAGAACGCCAACGAACAAGAGACATCCGTGAGGGAAGTACTAGAGCCGAACAACTAAGGAACTCAATTGCAAATGAAATGTGGACTAATTATATGACTTATCCAAACAATGAAATTGATATGTCAAAGTAG
- the LOC110880761 gene encoding uncharacterized protein LOC110880761 translates to MKEDSDDASGEKPTYKHVIVASSIGLVLAATMHFGLKRRKRYQIIPRIGASDTGQPLKIETFPHYVARQMGFSDSKECPNLYKLAAEYISKAEGWEEEMYMFFAEEPEADSLFIKLVEEFERCILSYFAFHWSNAHFMICQVLAGSDAHEPRKKLKEIVMQATREQRFERVTKNLKVARVFTTLVEEMKAIGLVSADDSECTDVMVPMAHKDRSPVLLFMGGGMGAGKSTALKDILQEPFWAGASANAVVIEADAFKESDVIYRALSSRGHHDMLQTAELVHQSSTNAASSLLVTALNEGRDVIMDGTLSWVPFVVQTITMARNVHRKRYRMGAGYKVNDDGSVTENYWEQLEEESEPVDGNSKRRPYRIELVGVVCDAYLAVVRGIRRAIMCRRAVRVRSQLTSHKRFARAFMTYCQIVDTARLYLTNDLDGPPKLIGWKEKERTLLIDPDEISCLKMIENLNEKADSIYELYSNPNPTHENGSVWHDIVMSPSRLNIQKELKYYIQKLESKKE, encoded by the exons ATGAAAGAAG attcTGATGATGCCAGCGGCGAAAAACCGACATACAAACATGTTATTGTAGCATCTTCCATTGGTTTAGTTTTAGCTGCCACCATGCATTTTggcctcaaaagaagaaaaagataTCAGATCATCCCCAGGATAGGTGCTTCAGACACCGGTCAACCGTTAAAAATTGAGACTTTCCCTCATTATGTAG CTAGACAAATGGGCTTTTCAGACAGTAAAGAGTGCCCGAATTTATATAAACTCGCGGCTGAATATATTTCGAAAGCAGAAGGGTGGGAGGAAGAAATGTATATGTTCTTTGCTGAAGAACCCGAAGCAGATTCGTTGTTTATAAAGCTGGTTGAGGAGTTTGAGAGATGTATTCTTAGTTATTTTGCTTTTCATTGGAGTAATGCCCATTTCATGATATGTCAG GTATTGGCTGGTTCTGATGCTCATGAGCCAAGAAAGAAGCTCAAGGAAATAGTCATGCAAGCCACCAG GGAACAGAGATTTGAGAGGGTGACAAAGAACCTAAAAGTGGCCCGAGTGTTTACAACTTTGGTGGAGGAAATGAAGGCGATCGGGCTCGTGTCTGCCGATGATTCAGAGTGTACTGATGTTATGGTCCCGATGGCCCATAAAGATAGAAGCCCGGTTCTACTCTTCATGGGCGGTGGCATGGGGGCCGGAAAGAGCACAGCTCTAAAGGACATTCTTCAAGA ACCATTTTGGGCAGGAGCATCAGCAAATGCAGTTGTAATAGAGGCTGATGCCTTCAAAGAGTCTGATGTTATTTATAGAGCTCTTAGCTCTAGAGGCCATCATGACATGCTTCAAACAGCCGAACTG GTGCATCAATCGTCTACAAACGCAGCATCATCCCTCCTGGTAACAGCATTAAATGAAGGGAGAGATGTGATCATGGATGGAACACTCTCATGGGTCCCATTTGTGGTGCAGACAATAACAATGGCAAGAAATGTGCATCGAAAACGTTACCGTATGGGTGCGGGATACAAGGTGAATGATGATGGAAGTGTTACTGAGAACTATTGGgaacaacttgaagaagaaagtgaaccTGTAGATGGTAATTCAAAAAGAAGACCATACAGGATAGAGTTAGTTGGAGTTGTTTGTGATGCTTATTTAGCAGTTGTAAGAGGCATAAG GAGAGCAATAATGTGTAGAAGGGCAGTGAGAGTGAGGTCTCAGTTAACATCACACAAGAGATTTGCAAGGGCATTTATGACATATTGCCAAATAGTAGACACTGCAAGGCTATATTTAACCAATGATCTAGATGGGCCGCCAAAG TTGATAGGGtggaaagagaaagaaagaaCATTGTTGATTGATCCTGATGAGATATCATGCTTAAAAATGATAGAAAACTTGAATGAGAAAGCAGACTCAATATATGAACTTTATAGCAACCCGAATCCCACCCATGAAAACGGGTCGGTTTGGCATGATATTGTCATGTCACCTTCAAGATTGAATATTCAGAAAGAGCTAAAGTATTATATTCAGAAACTTGAAAGCAAGAAAGAATAA
- the LOC110884039 gene encoding pentatricopeptide repeat-containing protein At1g62930, chloroplastic — translation MSFRRTPHSFPQPSTSSASKNATKLSSLLQKSIPKPPQPPITFKPPTTNPLHCFDYMILLQPIPPISQFNQLLNSVPKSQLKIILFRKFNNTHLPISPNFITLNIVLNCYCHLNEVGFAFGVFGLILKKGFVPDSVTYTSLIQGLLKKNQIFEAVRLFRKMVLFGNVSYTNVSYTNVSYTYGTLISGLCRAGDIDTAIRLHEDVVHGKMGCLGFVCKPSGVCYSVLIDNLCKNGRVSKAKELFMEMRMRRISPDVVAFSSLIRGLCFMDLREAKRLFVEMVNEGVRPSVTVFNLLVHVLCKDRRLNEASGLFEFMVRKGEKLDSLSYNTLMHGYCLEGKIEEAKELYVSMVAKGIEPDVQIHNVLIDGYIKVRRVEEALRIFKQMVRGTIKPNVVTYNVLLTGVLQKGDVLTARKLFDEMPLYHLTPSLCTYNILLSGLCKNDRVSQALDLLQALESNGTELGIKVYNSVIDGLCKSGRMETAYDIYTKLSSKGLKPTVVTYTIMIHGFCKTGQVKKADSLFFEMIENKCAPNVVTFNAFMRKGSNMGPKVVELVKKAVERKVTPDASTLSLMVDLLSKDEKYKKYLDTLRTFLEVG, via the coding sequence ATGAGCTTCAGAAGAACCCCACATTCATTCCCCCAACCCTCCACATCTTCTGCTTCCAAAAATGCTACAAAGCTCTCATCTTTACTCCAAAAATCAATCCCAAAACCCCCCCAACCCCCCATCACTTTCAAACCCCCCACCACAAACCCATTACACTGTTTCGATTACATGATTCTTTTACAACCCATCCCCCCAATCTCCCAATTCAACCAATTACTCAATTCCGTACCCAAATCTCAactcaaaatcattctttttcgCAAATTCAACAACACCCATCTCCCCATTTCCCCTAATTTCATAACCCTAAACATCGTTCTTAACTGTTATTGTCATTTGAATGAAGTTGGTTTTGCTTTTGGGGTTTTTGGGTTGATTCTCAAAAAGGGTTTTGTTCCTGATAGTGTTACTTACACCTCATTGATTCAAGGGTTgttgaaaaaaaatcaaatttttgagGCTGTTAGGTTGTTTAGGAAGATGGTTTTGTTCGGTAATGTTAGTTATACTAATGTTAGTTATACTAATGTTAGTTATACTTATGGGACTTTGATTAGTGGGTTGTGTAGGGCTGGGGATATAGATACTGCGATTCGGTTAcatgaagatgttgttcatgggAAGATGGGTTGTTTAGGGTTTGTTTGTAAGCCGAGTGGCGTGTGTTATAGCGTGTTGATCGATAATCTTTGTAAAAATGGGCGTGTGAGTAAGGCGAAAGAGCTTTTTATGGAGATGAGGATGCGAAGAATCTCGCCGGATGTTGTCGCCTTTAGTTCTTTGATTCGTGGTTTGTGTTTTATGGATTTGCGGGAGGCTAAGCGTTTGTTTGTCGAGATGGTTAACGAAGGGGTTCGTCCGAGTGTAACGGTGTTTAATCTTTTGGTACACGTGCTTTGCAAAGACCGGAGATTGAATGAGGCGAGCGGGTTGTTTGAGTTCATGGTTCGGAAAGGAGAAAAGCTTGATTCTTTGTCGTATAACACGTTAATGCACGGGTATTGTTTAGAGGGCAAGATTGAAGAGGCGAAGGAGTTATACGTTTCGATGGTGGCTAAGGGTATCGAACCGGATGTTCAAATTCACAATGTGCTTATTGACGGGTATATCAAGGTTAGGAGAGTAGAAGAAGCTTTACGGATCTTTAAACAAATGGTTCGTGGAACGATTAAGCCAAATGTCGTTACCTATAACGTTTTATTAACCGGTGTTCTGCAAAAAGGTGACGTTTTAACTGCACGGAAGCTTTTTGATGAAATGCCGCTTTATCATCTCACTCCAAGTTTATGTACATATAACATCTTATTAAGCGGGCTTTGTAAAAACGATCGTGTTTCGCAGGCTTTAGACTTGCTTCAAGCTCTAGAAAGTAATGGAACCGAATTGGGGATTAAAGTTTATAACTCCGTGATTGACGGATTGTGTAAAAGTGGACGAATGGAGACTGCTTACGACATATACACAAAGTTGTCATCGAAAGGCTTGAAACCAACGGTGGTAACGTATACGATCATGATCCACGGTTTTTGCAAAACGGGTCAGGTAAAAAAAGCGGATAGTTTGTTTTTTGAAATGATCGAGAACAAGTGTGCTCCAAATGTGGTCACTTTCAACGCGTTTATGAGAAAAGGTTCAAATATGGGACCGAAAGTGGTTGAATTGGTTAAGAAAGCGGTGGAACGTAAAGTCACCCCGGATGCATCCACGCTCTCGTTGATGGTAGATTTGTTATCCAAAGATGAGAAGTATAAAAAGTATTTGGATACGCTTAGAACGTTTCTTGAAGTAGGCTAA